The window CAGGCCGCGACTGCAGGCCATGGCCGCCGCCCACTTGCGGTTCGCCACCGAGGACCCGCACTGCTGGAGCTGATGTTCGCCACCAAGCACCGGCCCGGCGCCGACCTGCCCGGCGAAGTCGCCGCCGCGCCGATCGGGCTGATGCAGAACCTCATCGAGGAGGGGCAGGCGCAGGGCCACCTGGCGCCGGACGATCCGGAGCGGGTGGGCGTCGTGCTGTTCGCGACCCAGCAGGGCATCGCCGCCCTGATCAACGGGAACCTAATCCCGGCCGAATCGCTCGACGGGATCCTGGAGACGGCCGTCGACCAGTTCATCCGAGGAGCACGGCCCGACTGACCGTCAGCCGGCGACAGCCAGGCGGGCGAGGTGCTCGTCGGTGAGGTCGAGCGAGACGCCGTCGAGCGCCGCTTCCAACTGGTACGGCTTGCTGCCACCCAGGATCGGGCGGATGCCCTGCGCCACCAGCCAGGCCAGCACCACCTGCCCACGGGTCGCGCCGGTGTCCCGGGCGACGTCGTCAAGCGCCGCGAGCCGCCGCGTACTGCCCGGGTGGTCGTACACCGGCGGGACCGGCTTGGCCGGGTCGTCGTAGGCACCGGACAGCAGCGGCGTGTACGCCCACACCTCCAACCGGTACGCCTCGGCGATGTCCCGCTGCTCGTCGCTGAGCAGACCGAACGGATGCACCACTCCTTCAGGCAGCGTGCCGGGGCGGGCCCGCAGATAGGTGGCGTTCAGCTGCAGGGCGTCGATCGGCCGGGTACCGGTGGCGGCGGCGTGGGCGCGGGCCCGCTCGATCCGCCAGGCCGGATGGTTGGACGCGCCGACCCGACGGACCGCACCGGACGCGACCAGGTCGGCGACCGCGTCGACGGTCTCCTCGATCGGCGTGGCCCGGTCCTCCTGGTGCAGCCAGAGCAGGTCGACGCTGTCCACGCCCAGCCGGTCCAGGCTGCCGGCGAAGGCGTCGGCGACGGCGCGACGGCTCAGCCCGGCCCGCACCTGCGGCCACGACCCGGCCCACAGCGGCTCGGCACCGAGCTTGGTCGCGATGCGCACCCGCTGCCGTACGCCGGGGCGGGCGGCGAGCCACCGCCCGATGACCCGTTCGCTGTCGCCGCCCCGGCCATCCTGGCTGGCCCAGAAGGCGTAGCAGTCAGCGGTGTCGATCCACTCGCCGCCCCGCTCGACGAACCGGTCGAGCAGCGCGAACGAGGTCTTTTCGTCGATCCGGGTGCCGAACATCATCGCGCCCAGCACCAGCGGCGAGGCCGGTGCCGACGCGCTGCTGGTGGTCGAGGTGGCGGCGGTGGTCGCGGTGTTCTCGTACGTCATGCGTCCCACCCTGCGACCTCGAGCGCACTCGAAGTCAAGCAAGCGGTACCGCCGGCGGTATGACCGCCTACTCGAAGCCTCGCCAGCGCGGTTGCCGACTTTTCCGCCGACCACCCCGCACCATGGGAAACAGCAGGTCGAACGGGGTGAGGAGAGCGATCGTGGCAGCACCGGTGGACAGCGTCGGCAAGGATCTGCAGGCGATGCGGGCGGGCGTCGAACGGGCCCGGACAGCCGCAGCGGCGGCCCAGCAGGAGGCCGAGCGGGTCGCCGGCCAGGCTGCTGCCGGCGGCTTCAGCGGCATCGTGGCCGGCATGATCCAGGTACGCAACACGCTGAAGGAGCTGCAGGCGGGGCTGACCGGGGTCGTCGGCACGCTCGACGAAGCGGCGGCCACCGTGGTGCCGGTGCCGAGGGAACCGTCACCGGCGGAGGTGCTGGCCACGCTTGGTCGGGCCGGCGACAAGCTGCGCACCGTCCAGGACGGGATCGGCGCGGCCGCCGCCAAGGCCGACGAGGCGGCAGGGCTGGTGGCTCGGGTGCTGCAGGGCGGCGACCCGGCCCAGCTGATCGGCACGCTCGGCACCGTCAAGGAGACGCTGGCGGCGGTACGGCAACGGGCCGGCACCGTCGACGAGTCGCTGACCGCTGCCGCCGCCACCGCCCGACGGGTCGGTAACCCCGGCACCTGACGTATGCCGCTGTGGCATGTCCATCCCAGAGCGGAGCTACCAGTAGCCAGAATTTTGACCGTCGCCAGAATGGCCCCCATGGAGACCATCCCGATAACAGAGGCCAAGGCCCGGATCGCCGAACTCGCCGACAGGGTCGCCCGGTAACACGACCACTTCAGCCTCGCGGATCTACGCCAGTCCCGAGAGGACTTCGCCTCCGGCGACACCCACTCGATGGACGACGTTCGGGCATCGTGCGCTCAGGCAGGCAGAATCCACTTGCCACAGCCTCCTACCCTGAGTGTCACGGATCGCTCCGCTTGAGACGCTGGAGGCGTCATGAACTTTGCCGCTGCAGTTCGCTCTGTGCTCACCCAGTACGTCGGGTTCAGCGGGCGGGCCCGCCGCTCCGAGTACTGGTGGTTCGCCCTCTTCTCTCTCCTCGTCAGCATCGTGACCTCGATCCTCGACACCGCGCTGGGCACCAACTTCGAGGACTCCACCAACGGCGTCATCGGCCTGCTCGTCAGCCTGGCGCTGTTGCTGCCGTCGTTGGCGGTCGCCGTACGCCGGCTGCACGACACCGACCGGTCCGGCTGGTGGATCCTGATCGGGCTGATCCCGATCATCGGCTGGATCGTGCTGCTGGTGTTCTACGTGCAGAACGGGACGCCCGGCCCGAACCGCTTCGGCTCCGACCCCAAGGACGTCGCCGGGTTCGGGGCAGCCGTCTGACGCCCGGACAGCGACACGATGTGAGGCTGAGATACCTATCGACGAGCTGGTTAGGTATCTCAGCCTCACATCGTGGCAGTCAGCGCAGGTGCGGGCGCGGTCAGACGGTGAGGGTGCCGCCCTTGGTAGCCGTGATGAAGGCGGCCCAGCTCGCCGGGGAGATCACCAGCACCGGGCCGGCCGGGTCCTTGGAGTCCCGCACGCCGACCACCCCGCCCAACTCGTCGGCCACCTCGACGCAGTCGCCCTGATCGTTGGAGCGGCTGCTCTTCCGCCAGGTGGCGTCGGCCACCTCGACGCAGTCGCCCTGATCGTTGGATCGGCTGCTCTTACGCCAGGTGGCGTCGGCCACCTCGACGCAGTGCCCCTGAGCATTGGATCGGCTGCTCTTACGCCAGGTGGCGGTGGACAGGTCGATCATGACTCGTACTCCTTTGCGGTCCGGGCGAGGAGGTCACGTGTCGCGGCCTGACCCAGCGCGGCGGCCGTCAGGTCATCGAAGGCCATCGTATAAGAATCGGCTTCATTAGGGCGGTCCAAATAGAGCGCGCCGGTGAGGCCCTCGACGTAGACGGTGGTCGGCTCCAGCTCGGCGGGGAAGTCGAGCATCACGAAGCTGCCAGTCAGAGATCCGCTGTGGACACCGGCGCTGAACGGGATCAGCCGGATCGAGACGTTCGGCAGTTCGTCGACCTGGATCAGCCGGCGCAGCTGGGCGGCCATCACCGCCCCGGAGCCGACCGGGCGACGGATTGCTGCCTCGTCCAGCAGGATGTCGAACCGGGGTAGATGCGGCTCCATCCGGGTGAGCAGCTTTGCACGCTGCAGCCGTGCCGCCACCCGCTGCTCGATGACCTCGGGCGACAGGCGCAGCGGGTTGCGCGTGAACACCTCGGTCGCGTACTCGCGGGTCTGCAATGGGCCGGAGATGAGGTCGACGTGGTACTCGCGGAGGTGGGAGGCGGCCTCCTCCAAGCCGATGAACAGCTCGAACCAGGACGGGATGCTGGCGTAGTCGTGCCACCAGCCCTTCTCCTTGGTCTTCGGAGCCA is drawn from Micromonospora sp. Llam0 and contains these coding sequences:
- a CDS encoding aldo/keto reductase, which gives rise to MTYENTATTAATSTTSSASAPASPLVLGAMMFGTRIDEKTSFALLDRFVERGGEWIDTADCYAFWASQDGRGGDSERVIGRWLAARPGVRQRVRIATKLGAEPLWAGSWPQVRAGLSRRAVADAFAGSLDRLGVDSVDLLWLHQEDRATPIEETVDAVADLVASGAVRRVGASNHPAWRIERARAHAAATGTRPIDALQLNATYLRARPGTLPEGVVHPFGLLSDEQRDIAEAYRLEVWAYTPLLSGAYDDPAKPVPPVYDHPGSTRRLAALDDVARDTGATRGQVVLAWLVAQGIRPILGGSKPYQLEAALDGVSLDLTDEHLARLAVAG
- a CDS encoding DUF6244 family protein, which encodes MAAPVDSVGKDLQAMRAGVERARTAAAAAQQEAERVAGQAAAGGFSGIVAGMIQVRNTLKELQAGLTGVVGTLDEAAATVVPVPREPSPAEVLATLGRAGDKLRTVQDGIGAAAAKADEAAGLVARVLQGGDPAQLIGTLGTVKETLAAVRQRAGTVDESLTAAAATARRVGNPGT
- a CDS encoding DUF805 domain-containing protein codes for the protein MNFAAAVRSVLTQYVGFSGRARRSEYWWFALFSLLVSIVTSILDTALGTNFEDSTNGVIGLLVSLALLLPSLAVAVRRLHDTDRSGWWILIGLIPIIGWIVLLVFYVQNGTPGPNRFGSDPKDVAGFGAAV
- a CDS encoding DUF397 domain-containing protein produces the protein MADATWRKSSRSNDQGDCVEVADATWRKSSRSNDQGDCVEVADELGGVVGVRDSKDPAGPVLVISPASWAAFITATKGGTLTV
- a CDS encoding helix-turn-helix transcriptional regulator, with the protein product MSLALLNSSVPRRQLGRELRRLRERLARVPQTTAARELDWSATKLLRMERGEVPIRAEDVVLLCELYGADLQTIEALAALAPKTKEKGWWHDYASIPSWFELFIGLEEAASHLREYHVDLISGPLQTREYATEVFTRNPLRLSPEVIEQRVAARLQRAKLLTRMEPHLPRFDILLDEAAIRRPVGSGAVMAAQLRRLIQVDELPNVSIRLIPFSAGVHSGSLTGSFVMLDFPAELEPTTVYVEGLTGALYLDRPNEADSYTMAFDDLTAAALGQAATRDLLARTAKEYES